The Lycium ferocissimum isolate CSIRO_LF1 chromosome 10, AGI_CSIRO_Lferr_CH_V1, whole genome shotgun sequence genome window below encodes:
- the LOC132034908 gene encoding lecithin-cholesterol acyltransferase-like 1: MSNEDNPRKKLTKDVSALSTTKTRNKFLHIVIPITNNGHGHVPRCPLTWLAMKILFMMAMMLYTCQATTNLHPLILIPGAGGNQLEASLTSEYKPTSLLCNRWYPLNKDSEGWFRIWFDPSVLLAPFTKCFNQRMKLYYQTHLDDYYNAPGVNTRITHFGSTKSLLYLDPHLKKITAYMEPLVNTLQELGYRDGENLFGAPYDFRYGLAAEGHPSHVGSKYLNDLKGLIESASNSNGGKPVILLSHSLGGLYVLQLLCRNAKSWSQKYIKHFIALSAPWGGTVEAMFTFASGNALGVPLVNPLLVREEQRSSESDMWLLPSPKVFTTKEPLVSTPNAAYTARDIPSFLKDIGFPEGVLPYTSRILPLVNNLTLPQVPITCIIGSGVKTPETLFYEDGEFDKPPEIVYGDGDGTVNMVSLLALESHWDNKSHLPLKVTKLLGVSHTGILKDEIALEKIVEEISCINSENATGISLVSKA; encoded by the exons ATGTCGAACGAG gacaatccgcgcaaaaagtTGACTAAGGACGTAAGTGCATTATCTACCACAAAGACAAGGAACAAGTTTCTCCATATTGTTATCCCAATCACAAACAATGGCCATGGACATGTTCCTCGTTGTCCATTAACGTGGTTAGCCATGAAAATATTATTCATGATGGCTATGATGTTGTACACTTGTCAAGCAACTACTAACCTCCACCCTCTAATCTTGATACCAGGAGCTGGTGGGAACCAGTTAGAAGCAAGCCTGACTTCGGAGTACAAGCCTACAAGCTTGTTGTGCAACAGATGGTATCCATTAAACAAAGATAGTGAAGGTTGGTTTAGGATATGGTTTGACCCAAGTGTACTTTTGGCACCCTTCACAAAGTGCTTTAATCAGAGGATGAAACTTTACTATCAAACTCACTTAGATGATTATTATAATGCCCCTGGTGTCAATACTAGGATTACACACTTTGGTTCCACTAAGTCCCTTCTTTATCTTGATCCCCATCTCAA GAAAATTACAGCATATATGGAGCCACTTGTGAATACTTTGCAAGAACTAGGCTACAGAGATGGCGAAAATCTGTTTGGAGCACCGTATGATTTTCGTTACGGTTTAGCTGCAGAAGGTCATCCAAGTCATGTTGGTTCCAAATACCTCAATGACCTGAAAGGACTCATAGAAAGTGCAAGCAATTCAAATGGAGGAAAACCTGTTATTCTTCTTTCCCATAGCTTAGGAGGGTTATATGTCCTTCAACTACTCTGCCGGAACGCGAAATCCTGGAGCCAGAAGTACATCAAACACTTTATAGCATTGTCCGCACCTTGGGGAGGCACAGTTGAGGCAATGTTTACTTTTGCTTCCGGAAATGCACTTGGAGTGCCTTTAGTAAATCCATTGCTAGTAAGGGAAGAACAAAGGAGTTCTGAAAGTGACATGTGGCTTTTGCCTTCTCCGAAAGTATTTACCACCAAAGAACCACTTGTTAGTACCCCAAATGCTGCATACACAGCTCGAGATATCCCGTCATTCCTCAAGGATATCGGGTTTCCTGAGGGAGTTTTGCCTTACACATCGCGTATTTTGCCCCTGGTCAACAACTTGACTCTGCCTCAAGTGCCTATCACTTGCATAATTGGCTCTGGGGTTAAGACTCCCGAGACATTGTTCTACGAAGATGGCGAGTTTGATAAGCCACCTGAGATTGTGTATGGGGATGGAGATGGCACTGTCAATATGGTAAGCTTGTTGGCTCTTGAATCACATTGGGATAACAAGAGTCACCTACCCCTTAAAGTGACCAAGTTACTGGGGGTTTCTCATACAGGTATACTAAAAGATGAAATTGCACTTGAGAAAATAGTTGAAGAGATTTCTTGTATTAACTCTGAAAATGCTACTGGCATTTCACTAGTTTCAAAAGCTTGA